One region of Wyeomyia smithii strain HCP4-BCI-WySm-NY-G18 chromosome 3, ASM2978416v1, whole genome shotgun sequence genomic DNA includes:
- the LOC129727480 gene encoding uncharacterized protein LOC129727480 yields MECVKCKCIVLINDLVCCFRCGGRFHSRCGGISGPSVKLINASDNVLFKCNDCLSVQSCDEQNVSVLDVDALRQEIKQISSLVADIQNNITAQIGNALKSGMEEMSLNIISTLKQRGDDFDKFISGKMDIMTSSFLENKRRQELVEMGNNVSDSDSLNRNVAKKTKKRKLNDDGNCANNETEVLTFASVVRGNIKKRKAGPVIVIKPKESSQSSEATREFLKSNLDPKTHKISNFRNGKDGSVIVECATNDNIEIVKSGIENNLGESYTAVVPVPPVPRLKVMGMSDQYSSDAFIDLLKSQNEAVSIDSIKVISMYENPRFKYNKFNVVIEVDKKSYNSLLTAKKVNVGWDRCHIIPAINILRCFKCGEFGHKSTECKNDEKCSLCSGQHKTSECSSTVSKCINCLKFNNERKMNLDVNHAASSSECSVYKKLYEQKKSSLRFDK; encoded by the coding sequence ATGGAATGTGTAAAGTGTAAATGTATTGTCTTGATTAACGATCTCGTTTGCTGTTTTCGCTGCGGAGGGAGATTTCACTCTCGCTGCGGTGGAATAAGTGGACCCTCAGTGAAATTAATCAATGCAAGCGATAATGTTCTGTTTAAATGCAACGACTGTCTATCAGTTCAGAGTTGTGACGAGCAGAATGTTTCAGTTTTGGATGTTGATGCACTAAGACAGGAGATCAAACAGATTTCAAGTTTGGTTGCAGATATCCAAAACAACATTACTGCTCAGATAGGCAACGCGTTAAAGAGCGGGATGGAAGAAATGAGCCTAAATATAATCAGTACTCTAAAGCAAAGAGGCGAtgattttgataaatttattaGTGGAAAAATGGATATTATGACTAGttcatttttagaaaataaacgtAGACAGGAGTTAGTTGAAATGGGCAATAATGTGTCGGATTCTGATAGTTTGAATCGGAATGTGGCAAAAAAGACTAAAAAACGTAAATTAAATGATGATGGTAATTGCGCGAATAACGAAACAGAAGTTTTAACTTTTGCGAGTGTAGTTCGTGGTAATATAAAAAAACGTAAGGCTGGTCCAGTCATTGTGATCAAGCCAAAAGAGTCCTCCCAGAGTAGTGAAGCTACAAGGGAATTTTTAAAGTCGAATTTAGATCCGAAGACCCACAAAATAAGTAACTTTAGAAACGGGAAAGATGGCTCAGTTATTGTTGAGTGTGCAACAAATGATAACATAGAGATCGTGAAAAGTGGTATTGAAAACAACCTTGGTGAAAGCTACACAGCTGTTGTACCCGTTCCCCCGGTGCCAAGATTAAAAGTAATGGGTATGAGTGATCAGTATTCTTCTGACGCCTTCATTGACCTTTTAAAGAGTCAAAACGAGGCGGTTTCTATCGATAGTATCAAGGTTATTAGTATGTACGAAAATCCACGTTTCAAATATAACAAGTTCAACGTGGTaattgaagtcgataaaaagtCGTATAATAGTTTGTTGACCGCGAAAAAAGTGAATGTTGGGTGGGATCGGTGCCACATCATTCCAGCGATTAACATtttgagatgcttcaaatgtggagaatttgggcaCAAGAGCACAGAATGTAAAAACGATGAAAAGTGCTCCTTGTGTAGCGGGCAACACAAGACATCTGAATGTTCTTCCACTGTATCGAAATGCATtaactgtttaaaatttaataatgaacgcaaaatgaatttggacgttAACCACGCAGCATCTAGCTCGGAATGCTCAGTTTACAAGAAATTgtatgagcaaaaaaaaagcagcCTGCGTTTCGATAAATAG